From a region of the Arachis ipaensis cultivar K30076 chromosome B09, Araip1.1, whole genome shotgun sequence genome:
- the LOC107616792 gene encoding uncharacterized protein LOC107616792, whose protein sequence is MNYPKLILQNIPKPNRLNPNRHTPLLRALLSLTHKLLSFTHRLCLTQSQSSAPVCRRCPATAVSISSSVEASRRPEAASLSVVVSAPSISAAASSLVLWFSIIFSCAPSFSISQPQPSAVVRRRNNEQIERYQVDLVEQHSGL, encoded by the exons ATGAATTACCCTAAGTTAATTTTACAAAATATCCCCAAACCCAATCGGCTAAACCCTAATAGACACACGCCACTTCTCCGTGCTCTCTTATCGCTCACACACAAACTGCTCTCTTTCACTCACCGTCTCTGTCTCACTCAGTCACAGTCCTCTGCTCCTGTCTGCCGTCGCTGTCCAGCAACCGCCGTTTCCATCTCGTCGTCCGTCGAGGCCTCACGCCGTCCAGAAGCCGCGTCTCTCAGCGTCGTCGTCTCAGCGCCGTCGATCTCAGCAGCCGCATCATCCTTAGTGCTGTGGTTCTCCATCATTTTCAGTTGTGCTCCATCGTTCTCAATCTCTCAGCCTCAGCCCTCAG CAGTTGTTAGAAGAAGAAATAATGAACAAATTGAAAGATATCAAGTTGACTTAGTGGAACAGCATTCAG